The stretch of DNA CTCCACGGTGCCACCGGGTAGCTCCAATGCCTGCGGCATGCTGTTGAGTTGAAAAGCCGGATAACCCTTGACCTTGGGCTTATCCAAGACGGCATAAGGGTAGATCTCACGGATCCGCGCCAGTCCGGCCTCGCTGCTGTAGACCGGCATGGCCACGCCTCCATTCAGGTCACAAAAACGGCGCAAGTCATCCATCCCAAGGATATGGTCCGCATGCGGATGGGTGAGAATAAAGGTGTCGATTTGCGTGACCGCATTATTCAGGCACTGCATGCGAAACTCCGGAGCCGCATCGACCTGGATGTGATGCCCTCCCATCTCCACGTGGATGGAAGTACGCGTGCGCCAGTTCTTCGGGTTGTCGAGATCGCAGCCGTCTTCGGGCTGTGCGATCATCGGCACTCCTTGCGATGTGCCCGTGCCTAGAAAGATGATTTCCATAATCGAGATTCACGCTGACAGCGGATTGTCCGCTGGCAACTGAGTAATAGCGCTTCGTGGCCATACTGCACAAAGCGTGCGAGACTCACCGGGAATCTTCTTTGAGGGCACTCAAATCGAGGTCCAGATACACCATACGATGGTCCGAGCCCTCAAGAACCCCGGGAGCGTCATAGATGCAGGCCGAGTCCTGCTTCAAGGCAGGCTTGAGCGCCTCCGAAAGAATGAATCCGTCCACAGTGGTATAGCTGCCCTGCTTGCGGTAATAATGCGTCCACCACTCCTTCCGGGAATCCGTTGCCGGCACGTGCCAGCCCAGCACCAAACTGCCTCGCTGATAAAAACGGCGCAGCGGCGCGCTGTTCAGGTCGTCATTAAAATCACCGGTCACCAAATAATGCCTCTCGCCTAGATCCAAGGTCCGCGCCACCACCCGGTCGCGGCAAGCCTCGGCCTCGCGCACGCGCCGAAGCGCCGATTCCGGGTCCTTTTTCTCATCCGACCACCGGCTTTTCAGGTGGACACCGAAGAGCCTGAACATCACGCCCTCGACGGGTTCGAAACTCACCTCCAGCAGCCCACGTTTCACCGACTCGCGCCGGTCCATGTACTTGAAATCAAGATCGCGGTGCTTCACCACCTGCTTGGGTGCCAGGCGGCTGAGCACCGCAGTCTGCCGGACCTCGTCCTGAGCTTTAAAATGCACGGCATAGGGATAATGCAGGCCAGCATTGGCGAGATCGGTGCGCAATTCCTCTAGAAACATGGTCTCGCCCATCTCCTGAAGAAAAAGAATGTCCGGCCGGACCTCCAGGATCGCTGCCCGTATCCGCGCTTTTTCCGGCTCGGGCTTGGGATAGGCAGGTCGCCACTGCCCGTCCACCATCCGGTCCATGACCAGGTAATTCTGCAGGTTGTAGGTGGCCACGCGCACCGGCTCTGCGCCCAGTGAGCACAAGGCGGAGAGAACACAGAGATAACTGAGCAGAGACTTCATCCCGGGGCTGGGGTTGAACAATGGCTACTGCCCCGCCTCTGCCTCAAATAAGGCGGCTTCGCGCTCCAAAAGCGTCGGGTGGGAGTAGTAGAAGCCACTGTAGGCCGGGTGCGGGGTTAAATTGCTGAGGTTCTCCTTGTGCAGCTTGCGTAAGGCGCGGGACAGGGATTGCGGCTGCCCCATCGCGTCACGGGCAAAGGCATCGGCCTCATATTCGTGCTTGCGGGACCACAGGCTGCTGAACGGAGCCAACCAGAAGGTCACCAGGCCGCTCAGAAGCATGAAAAGCAGGAGCACCGGTACAATCGACTGTGTGCTCTCCGAAGCAAAATGGAACGCTTCGGTGAACCAAGCCGCATTGGCCAGCCAGCCGATCAAGGCAAACATCAGGAAGGTGGTAACCGCCGAAAGGATGATCCGCTGGGGAATATGCCCTTTCTTGTAGTGGCCGATTTCGTGAGCCAAGACGGCTTCCAGCTCATCCGCTTCCATCTGTTCGATCAGGGTGTCAAAGAGCACGATCCGCCGGAACTTGCCGAAGCCGGCGAAAAAGGCATTGGAGTGGCCGGAACGTTTGCTGCCATCCATCACCAAAATGGTCTTCGCCTGGAAACCGGTACGCTCCGCCAGATTAAACAGACGTGTCTTCAGCTCCCCATCCTCCATCGGCTCCAGCTTGTTAAAGAGCGGCATGATGAACATCGGATAGGCCACCACCATGACCAGCTGAAAGAGGAAAAAGACGGTAAAGCCCCAGAGCCACCAGAGACTGCCCACCGCGCTGACCAGAAAGATAAGAAGGGCCAACAAGGGGTAACCGATGATGAAACCGATCAGGAGGCCCTTGAACTTGTCCACGATCCAGAGTTGCAGGCTGCTCTTGTTGAAACCAAAACGTTCCTCCAGACGGAAGGTACTCCACCAGTCGAAGGGCATCCCGGGAATGCTGAGGAGGATACCGGTGGCAAAGAGCACCAGGGCCTGCCCCCAAACCCCGTAACCAAGCAGCGCAGTCAGTTGCCCGTAAAGCCAGGGCAGAAAGCCGGAAAGCAGCACAAGGGCAAGAATGCCCGCATCGTAGAGATCGTTCACGATCCCGAAGCGTGTCTTGGCCACGGTGTACTCGATCGACTTCGCATAGGTCGGCTCGTCGATGAAATCCCGGAATG from Coraliomargarita parva encodes:
- a CDS encoding M48 family metallopeptidase, translated to MPPSSRFHFHAGYGFALPAEDGSVRVGGMNLILTVFVILLLLKLLSSIGLDVLNMRHARAQSAEVPEAFRDFIDEPTYAKSIEYTVAKTRFGIVNDLYDAGILALVLLSGFLPWLYGQLTALLGYGVWGQALVLFATGILLSIPGMPFDWWSTFRLEERFGFNKSSLQLWIVDKFKGLLIGFIIGYPLLALLIFLVSAVGSLWWLWGFTVFFLFQLVMVVAYPMFIMPLFNKLEPMEDGELKTRLFNLAERTGFQAKTILVMDGSKRSGHSNAFFAGFGKFRRIVLFDTLIEQMEADELEAVLAHEIGHYKKGHIPQRIILSAVTTFLMFALIGWLANAAWFTEAFHFASESTQSIVPVLLLFMLLSGLVTFWLAPFSSLWSRKHEYEADAFARDAMGQPQSLSRALRKLHKENLSNLTPHPAYSGFYYSHPTLLEREAALFEAEAGQ
- a CDS encoding MBL fold metallo-hydrolase, whose product is MEIIFLGTGTSQGVPMIAQPEDGCDLDNPKNWRTRTSIHVEMGGHHIQVDAAPEFRMQCLNNAVTQIDTFILTHPHADHILGMDDLRRFCDLNGGVAMPVYSSEAGLARIREIYPYAVLDKPKVKGYPAFQLNSMPQALELPGGTVESVILPHGPMQVLGLVFTEAETGKQFAYYTDCKEVTEEALVVADGSDLIVLDGLRPDPHPSHMSVDEAVDTAKKMGASMSFLTHMTYMVDHESTEARLPDNIRLAYDGLRVSW
- a CDS encoding endonuclease/exonuclease/phosphatase family protein, giving the protein MKSLLSYLCVLSALCSLGAEPVRVATYNLQNYLVMDRMVDGQWRPAYPKPEPEKARIRAAILEVRPDILFLQEMGETMFLEELRTDLANAGLHYPYAVHFKAQDEVRQTAVLSRLAPKQVVKHRDLDFKYMDRRESVKRGLLEVSFEPVEGVMFRLFGVHLKSRWSDEKKDPESALRRVREAEACRDRVVARTLDLGERHYLVTGDFNDDLNSAPLRRFYQRGSLVLGWHVPATDSRKEWWTHYYRKQGSYTTVDGFILSEALKPALKQDSACIYDAPGVLEGSDHRMVYLDLDLSALKEDSR